The following proteins are encoded in a genomic region of Streptomyces sp. NBC_01723:
- the tpiA gene encoding triose-phosphate isomerase, which translates to MAGNWKMNLNHLEAIAHVQKLAFALADKDYDAVEVAVLVPFTDLRSVQTLVEHDKLKIKYGAQDISAHDGGAYTGEISGAMLAKLRCTYVAIGHSERRQYHAETDEQVNAKVKAAYKHGLTPIMCVGEELEVREAGNHVAHTLAQVEGGLKDLPAEQAESIVIAYEPVWAIGTGKVCGADDAQEVCAAIRGKLAELYTQELADKVRIQYGGSVKSGNVAEIMAQADIDGALVGGASLDPDEFVKIVRFRDQ; encoded by the coding sequence ATGGCGGGCAACTGGAAGATGAACCTCAACCACCTCGAGGCCATCGCCCACGTCCAGAAGCTCGCCTTCGCCCTCGCGGACAAGGACTACGACGCCGTCGAGGTCGCCGTCCTCGTGCCCTTCACCGACCTGCGCTCCGTGCAGACCCTGGTCGAGCACGACAAGCTCAAGATCAAGTACGGCGCCCAGGACATCTCCGCCCACGACGGCGGCGCCTACACCGGCGAGATCTCCGGCGCGATGCTGGCCAAGCTGCGCTGCACCTACGTGGCGATCGGCCACTCCGAGCGCCGGCAGTACCACGCCGAGACCGACGAGCAGGTCAACGCCAAGGTCAAGGCGGCCTACAAGCACGGCCTGACCCCGATCATGTGCGTCGGCGAGGAGCTGGAGGTCCGCGAGGCGGGCAACCACGTCGCCCACACCCTCGCCCAGGTCGAGGGCGGTCTCAAGGACCTCCCGGCCGAGCAGGCCGAGTCGATCGTGATCGCCTACGAGCCCGTCTGGGCCATCGGCACCGGCAAGGTCTGCGGCGCCGACGACGCCCAGGAGGTCTGCGCGGCGATCCGCGGCAAGCTCGCCGAGCTGTACACGCAGGAGCTGGCCGACAAGGTCCGCATCCAGTACGGCGGCTCGGTCAAGTCCGGCAACGTCGCCGAGATCATGGCGCAGGCGGACATCGACGGCGCCCTGGTCGGCGGTGCCTCGCTGGACCCGGACGAGTTCGTCAAGATCGTCCGTTTCCGCGACCAGTAG
- a CDS encoding ABC transporter permease: protein MRATLRRAHSDLRAHRGEALFLVLATAGIVASLLLATALFGYATNPWQRVFTQARGAHVWLHTDTGADTRELAGLDGVRTVAGPYPTASTTVAVRGTRASVELRGTAEEPDVGRPLLTAGRWLDQSDPDGVVLESRLARALLAQPGDALTLPGTPRTLTVLGIADSPERRYRPGEQPGLVWAPPGGVPDPGGQVIGLRLTDPGDTDYVVQRAVTVLGAGAIGQVSTWQQARAEAQGDNRLLGQVLGLFGLGALLAAGFAVHGAIGTRIRGHLRDISVLKAIGFTPGQVVRVFLLQHLAYALLGAVAAAALTQALGSLVPGRLGDAVGVWQGLPGHTVALFAVPAGAVLFIGATTGLAAWRAGRVPPVPVPRPAAARGGGLSGTARRALGVRGFRVRGVRGREGPLDIRVPPALVLGWHKAFTRRPRSLATVARLTLPLLLIVVAMSAWTTIDRFHSKPEQIGLPTALSVRADAGLGDRGTRALLERDPEVSAAYPGVEVAALVPGQTATIALRGLGTREDPYPYALADGRRAQGPDEAVAGQGLLDLLEVEVGDWVRMTVGDQPQILHIVGRSIEPENAGRVISTSLDTLRENDPRLNPTFYQVRLDPGADPDGVAGRLAEAGGGRLDVHAAANPADGLSPLRGVVLGLIAVLALIGLIELLTAIGGTVRESERDLLALKAIGLSPRQITGITVAATGYTALAAVVLATALGLPLAHWLIDAQGASSGIGAGIARSPSPVFLALLGTAAVLGAAALAAVPSARAARRRLADTLSAVA, encoded by the coding sequence GTGCGAGCCACCCTGCGTCGGGCCCACTCCGATCTGCGCGCGCACCGGGGCGAGGCGCTGTTCCTCGTCCTCGCCACCGCGGGCATCGTCGCCTCGCTGCTGCTGGCCACGGCCCTGTTCGGGTACGCGACGAACCCGTGGCAGCGCGTCTTCACGCAGGCCCGCGGCGCCCACGTCTGGCTGCACACCGACACCGGCGCCGACACCCGCGAGCTGGCCGGTCTGGACGGCGTCCGGACCGTCGCCGGCCCCTACCCCACCGCCTCCACGACCGTCGCCGTGCGCGGCACCCGCGCCTCCGTCGAGCTGCGCGGCACCGCCGAGGAGCCCGACGTGGGGCGGCCGTTGCTCACGGCGGGGCGCTGGCTCGACCAGTCGGATCCCGACGGGGTGGTCCTGGAGAGCCGTCTGGCCCGCGCGCTGCTGGCCCAGCCCGGCGACGCCCTCACCCTGCCGGGTACGCCCCGGACCCTGACGGTGCTCGGCATCGCCGACAGCCCCGAGCGCCGCTACCGGCCGGGCGAGCAGCCGGGCCTGGTGTGGGCGCCGCCGGGCGGGGTGCCCGACCCGGGCGGCCAGGTGATCGGGCTGCGGCTGACCGACCCCGGGGACACCGACTACGTCGTGCAGCGCGCGGTGACCGTGCTGGGCGCCGGGGCGATCGGGCAGGTCTCCACCTGGCAGCAGGCCCGTGCGGAGGCACAGGGCGACAACCGGCTGCTCGGCCAGGTCCTCGGCCTGTTCGGGCTGGGCGCGCTGCTCGCCGCGGGGTTCGCGGTGCACGGGGCGATCGGCACCCGGATCCGGGGTCATCTGCGGGACATCTCCGTGCTGAAGGCGATCGGCTTCACCCCGGGCCAGGTCGTCCGGGTCTTCCTGCTCCAGCACCTCGCCTACGCCCTGCTCGGGGCGGTGGCCGCCGCCGCGCTCACCCAGGCCCTCGGCAGCCTTGTCCCCGGGCGGCTGGGTGACGCGGTCGGCGTGTGGCAGGGGCTGCCCGGACACACCGTCGCCCTGTTCGCCGTACCGGCGGGCGCGGTCCTGTTCATCGGCGCCACCACCGGGCTGGCGGCCTGGCGCGCGGGCCGGGTGCCACCGGTTCCGGTGCCCCGTCCGGCGGCGGCACGGGGCGGCGGGCTGTCGGGCACGGCCCGGCGCGCCCTGGGGGTGCGCGGATTCAGGGTGCGCGGGGTGCGGGGGCGTGAGGGTCCGCTCGACATCCGGGTGCCGCCCGCGCTCGTCCTCGGCTGGCACAAGGCGTTCACCCGGCGCCCCCGCTCACTCGCCACGGTCGCCCGCCTCACCCTGCCGCTGCTGCTGATCGTGGTGGCGATGAGCGCGTGGACCACGATCGACCGCTTCCACAGCAAGCCGGAGCAGATCGGGCTGCCGACCGCCCTCTCCGTCCGCGCCGACGCCGGACTCGGCGACCGCGGCACCCGTGCCCTGCTGGAGCGCGACCCGGAGGTCTCCGCCGCCTATCCGGGCGTCGAGGTGGCCGCCCTGGTGCCGGGCCAGACCGCGACCATCGCGCTGCGCGGACTCGGCACCCGCGAGGACCCCTACCCGTACGCCCTGGCCGACGGCCGCCGCGCGCAGGGTCCGGACGAGGCGGTGGCCGGGCAGGGGCTGCTCGACCTGCTGGAGGTGGAGGTCGGCGACTGGGTGCGGATGACCGTCGGCGACCAGCCGCAGATCCTGCACATCGTGGGCCGCAGCATCGAGCCGGAGAACGCCGGCCGGGTGATCTCCACGTCCCTGGACACCCTCAGGGAGAACGACCCGCGGCTGAACCCGACCTTCTACCAGGTGCGCCTGGACCCCGGCGCCGACCCGGACGGCGTGGCCGGGCGGCTCGCCGAGGCCGGAGGGGGCCGGCTCGACGTGCACGCCGCGGCCAACCCGGCCGACGGGCTCTCCCCGCTGCGCGGGGTCGTCCTCGGGCTGATCGCCGTGCTCGCCCTGATCGGGCTGATCGAACTGCTCACCGCGATCGGCGGTACCGTCCGCGAGAGCGAACGGGACCTGCTCGCCCTCAAGGCGATCGGCCTGTCACCGCGCCAGATCACCGGCATCACCGTCGCGGCCACCGGGTACACAGCGCTGGCGGCCGTGGTTCTCGCCACCGCCCTCGGGCTGCCGCTGGCGCACTGGCTGATCGACGCCCAGGGTGCCTCCAGCGGCATCGGCGCGGGGATCGCCCGGTCCCCCTCCCCCGTGTTCCTGGCGCTCCTCGGTACGGCGGCCGTGCTCGGTGCCGCGGCCCTGGCCGCCGTACCGTCGGCCCGGGCGGCCCGCAGACGTCTGGCGGACACGTTGAGCGCGGTGGCCTGA
- a CDS encoding M14 family metallopeptidase, whose product MRRRARSILAVGALLIGGAGFAPVAQAQPASPETPDADEVKVFRADVTQEQVPLLLAAGQDGHELTERVPDRGTATVEVYLTDQQADKLEKQGVDLTEHSLSGRAEKRVEDAADGVFRPYSGSGGLREEILRTARQNPRLTKVVSIGRTVNGQDILALKLTRNAKESKDGSKPSVLYMSNQHAREWITPEMTRRLMHHYLDKYDEDRRVRKLVDSTELWFLLSANPDGYDYTFENTDNRLWRKNLRDNNGDGALGAGDGVDLNRNFAYKWGYDDEGSSPNPTSQTYRGAGPNSEPETKALDRFQKRIGFTYGINYHSAAELLLYGVGWQVATDTPDDVLYKALAGTPENSAIPGYHPQVSSELYTTNGEADGHAANVNGTAMFTPEMSTCQTVSEQDPDDEWNAADCQSGFNFPDDEKLIQQEFAKNIPFALSVAESAAHPDRPSSSVGPDAADFTPDAFTTSYARGADQEVSVVARKSVRDKELKYRVNGGRTHDVRLKPWRGGETYGGEDNLYFDEYRAKIRHGERGDRVEVWFTGETKGGRRTASEHFTYKVAERPGADVLVVAEEGAKATQTRTYVDALKASGKRAAVWDVATQGAPDALGVLGHFDTVVHYTGAAVPGNATQLQLRAFLNEGGRLIEAGEQAGGDVDLGGGSLSDDFSQYYLGAYTRTSTTGATGFTGTGRLDGATGAFGAAPGNPLDAAGTYSVTSDELPADTYPQFASEGAGKFAGTVNPYGPYAGAWMAAAVHTDDAYKRLTRTIDLTGVTAADRPTLRTQLLWDTERGYDHALVEAHTTGADDWTTLPEAAGATGTAVPAECGAGFYVGEHPWLEHYLTLSDDGCTATGTTGQWNSLTGASGGWRQVEFDLSAYAGKSVDVSIAYVTDPGSGGRGVLADEASLVVGSTATGTEGFETSLGAWRVSGPPAGSPAVLKDWDRTGTLFQTYGAVTTDDTVLLGFGLEHLTEPAARAALVRQALRALDE is encoded by the coding sequence ATGAGACGAAGAGCGAGATCGATCCTCGCCGTCGGCGCGCTCCTGATCGGCGGAGCGGGCTTCGCACCCGTCGCCCAGGCACAACCCGCGAGCCCGGAGACCCCGGACGCGGACGAGGTGAAGGTCTTCCGTGCCGACGTCACCCAGGAGCAGGTGCCCCTGCTGCTGGCCGCCGGACAGGACGGCCACGAACTCACCGAGCGGGTCCCCGACCGGGGCACCGCCACCGTGGAGGTCTACCTCACCGACCAGCAGGCCGACAAGCTGGAGAAACAGGGCGTCGACCTCACCGAGCACTCCCTTTCCGGCCGGGCCGAGAAGCGCGTCGAGGACGCCGCCGACGGTGTCTTCCGCCCGTACAGCGGCAGCGGCGGCCTCCGCGAGGAGATCCTGCGGACCGCCCGGCAGAACCCCCGCCTCACCAAGGTCGTCTCCATCGGCAGGACGGTGAACGGCCAGGACATCCTAGCGCTCAAGCTCACCAGGAACGCGAAGGAGTCCAAGGACGGCTCCAAGCCCTCCGTCCTCTACATGTCCAACCAGCACGCGCGCGAGTGGATCACCCCGGAGATGACCCGGCGGCTGATGCACCACTACCTGGACAAGTACGACGAGGACCGGCGGGTCAGGAAGCTGGTCGACTCCACCGAGCTGTGGTTCCTGCTGTCGGCCAACCCGGACGGCTACGACTACACGTTCGAGAACACCGACAACCGCCTGTGGCGCAAGAACCTGCGCGACAACAACGGCGACGGCGCCCTCGGTGCCGGCGACGGCGTCGACCTCAACCGCAACTTCGCCTACAAGTGGGGCTACGACGACGAGGGCTCGTCCCCCAACCCCACCAGCCAGACCTACCGGGGCGCCGGCCCGAACTCCGAGCCCGAGACCAAGGCCCTGGACCGCTTCCAGAAGCGGATCGGCTTCACCTACGGCATCAACTACCACTCCGCCGCCGAGCTGCTCCTCTACGGCGTCGGCTGGCAGGTGGCCACCGACACCCCGGACGACGTCCTCTACAAGGCGCTGGCCGGCACGCCCGAGAACTCTGCGATCCCCGGCTACCACCCGCAGGTCTCCTCGGAGCTGTACACCACCAACGGCGAGGCCGACGGACACGCCGCCAACGTCAACGGCACGGCGATGTTCACCCCGGAGATGTCGACCTGCCAGACGGTCTCCGAGCAGGACCCCGACGACGAATGGAACGCGGCCGACTGCCAGTCGGGCTTCAATTTCCCCGACGACGAGAAGCTGATCCAGCAGGAGTTCGCGAAGAACATCCCCTTCGCGCTCTCCGTCGCCGAGAGCGCCGCCCACCCGGACCGGCCCTCCTCCTCGGTCGGCCCGGACGCCGCCGACTTCACCCCGGACGCCTTCACCACGTCCTACGCGCGCGGCGCCGACCAGGAGGTCTCCGTCGTCGCCCGCAAGTCCGTGCGCGACAAGGAACTGAAGTACCGCGTCAACGGCGGACGCACCCACGACGTGCGGCTGAAGCCCTGGCGGGGCGGCGAGACGTACGGCGGTGAGGACAACCTCTACTTCGACGAGTACCGCGCCAAGATCCGCCACGGCGAACGCGGCGACCGGGTCGAGGTCTGGTTCACCGGCGAGACCAAGGGCGGCAGACGCACCGCGAGCGAGCACTTCACGTACAAGGTCGCGGAGCGGCCCGGCGCGGACGTCCTCGTCGTCGCCGAGGAAGGCGCGAAGGCCACGCAGACCCGGACCTACGTCGACGCCCTCAAGGCGAGCGGCAAGCGGGCCGCCGTCTGGGACGTCGCCACGCAGGGCGCGCCCGACGCGCTCGGCGTCCTCGGCCACTTCGACACCGTCGTCCACTACACGGGCGCCGCGGTGCCCGGCAACGCCACCCAGCTCCAGCTGCGCGCCTTCCTCAACGAGGGCGGCCGGCTGATCGAGGCCGGTGAGCAGGCGGGCGGCGACGTCGACCTCGGCGGCGGCAGCCTCTCCGACGACTTCAGCCAGTACTACCTGGGCGCCTACACCCGCACTTCGACCACCGGCGCCACCGGGTTCACCGGCACCGGACGGCTCGACGGAGCCACCGGCGCGTTCGGGGCCGCGCCCGGCAACCCGCTGGACGCCGCCGGAACCTACAGCGTCACCTCGGACGAGCTGCCCGCCGACACCTATCCCCAGTTCGCGAGCGAGGGCGCCGGAAAGTTCGCCGGGACGGTCAACCCCTACGGGCCCTACGCGGGCGCGTGGATGGCGGCCGCCGTCCACACCGACGACGCCTACAAGCGCCTCACCCGCACCATCGACCTCACCGGTGTCACCGCCGCCGACCGTCCCACCCTCCGCACCCAGCTGCTGTGGGACACCGAACGCGGCTACGACCACGCACTGGTCGAGGCGCACACCACCGGCGCCGACGACTGGACCACGCTCCCCGAGGCCGCTGGCGCCACCGGCACGGCCGTGCCCGCGGAGTGCGGGGCCGGCTTCTACGTCGGCGAGCACCCCTGGCTGGAGCACTACCTCACCCTGTCCGACGACGGCTGCACCGCGACCGGCACCACCGGGCAGTGGAACAGCCTCACCGGCGCCTCCGGGGGCTGGCGGCAGGTCGAGTTCGACCTGAGCGCCTACGCCGGGAAGTCCGTGGACGTGTCGATCGCCTACGTCACCGACCCCGGCAGCGGCGGCCGCGGCGTCCTCGCCGACGAAGCCTCGCTGGTCGTCGGTTCCACGGCCACCGGCACCGAGGGCTTCGAGACCTCGCTGGGTGCCTGGCGGGTCTCCGGACCGCCCGCCGGCAGCCCCGCCGTCCTGAAGGACTGGGACCGCACCGGGACCCTGTTCCAGACGTACGGCGCGGTCACCACGGACGACACCGTGCTGCTGGGCTTCGGCCTGGAGCACCTGACCGAGCCGGCCGCCCGGGCGGCACTGGTCAGGCAGGCGCTGCGTGCCCTGGACGAGTGA
- the gap gene encoding type I glyceraldehyde-3-phosphate dehydrogenase: MTIRVGINGFGRIGRNYFRALLEQGADIEIVAVNDLGDTATTAHLLKYDTILGRLKQEVTHTEDTITVDGKTIKVLSERNPADIPWGELGVDVVIESTGIFTKKADAEKHIAGGAKKVLISAPAKDEDITIVMGVNQDKYDPANHHVISNASCTTNCVAPMAKVLDENFGIVKGLMTTVHAYTNDQRILDFPHKDLRRARAAAENIIPTTTGAAKATALVLPQLKGKLDGIAMRVPVPTGSATDLVVELQREVTKDEVNAAFKKAADDGDLKGVLFYTEDAIVSSDIVGDPASCTFDSSLTMVQEGKSVKILGWYDNEWGYSNRLVDLTVFVGEQL; this comes from the coding sequence GTGACGATCCGCGTAGGCATCAACGGCTTTGGCCGCATCGGTCGTAACTACTTCCGCGCGCTGCTGGAGCAGGGTGCAGACATCGAGATCGTGGCTGTCAACGACCTGGGTGACACCGCGACCACCGCCCACCTGCTGAAGTACGACACCATCCTCGGCCGCCTCAAGCAGGAGGTCACGCACACCGAGGACACCATCACCGTCGACGGCAAGACCATCAAGGTCCTGTCCGAGCGCAACCCGGCCGACATCCCGTGGGGTGAGCTGGGCGTCGACGTCGTGATCGAGTCGACCGGCATCTTCACCAAGAAGGCCGACGCCGAGAAGCACATCGCCGGTGGCGCCAAGAAGGTCCTCATCTCGGCTCCGGCCAAGGACGAGGACATCACCATCGTGATGGGCGTCAACCAGGACAAGTACGACCCGGCGAACCACCACGTCATCTCCAACGCCTCCTGCACCACCAACTGTGTGGCGCCGATGGCCAAGGTCCTCGACGAGAACTTCGGCATCGTCAAGGGCCTGATGACGACGGTCCACGCGTACACGAACGACCAGCGCATCCTGGACTTCCCGCACAAGGACCTGCGCCGCGCCCGCGCCGCCGCGGAGAACATCATCCCGACCACCACGGGTGCCGCCAAGGCCACCGCGCTGGTCCTCCCGCAGCTCAAGGGCAAGCTGGACGGCATCGCGATGCGCGTCCCGGTGCCCACCGGTTCGGCCACCGACCTGGTCGTGGAGCTCCAGCGCGAGGTCACCAAGGACGAGGTCAACGCCGCGTTCAAGAAGGCCGCCGACGACGGCGACCTCAAGGGCGTCCTGTTCTACACCGAGGACGCGATCGTCTCCTCGGACATCGTCGGCGACCCGGCCTCCTGCACCTTCGACTCCTCCCTGACCATGGTCCAGGAAGGCAAGTCGGTGAAGATCCTCGGCTGGTACGACAACGAGTGGGGCTACTCGAACCGCCTCGTCGACCTCACGGTCTTCGTCGGCGAGCAGCTCTGA
- the secG gene encoding preprotein translocase subunit SecG has product MGFSIALIVFSLLLMLLVLMHKGKGGGLSDMFGGGMQSSVGGSSVAERNLDRITVVVGLAWFACIMVLGLLMKANN; this is encoded by the coding sequence ATGGGGTTCTCGATCGCCCTGATCGTCTTCAGCCTGCTGCTGATGCTGCTGGTGCTGATGCACAAGGGGAAGGGCGGCGGCCTCTCCGACATGTTCGGTGGCGGCATGCAGTCGTCCGTCGGCGGATCCTCCGTCGCCGAGCGCAACCTCGACCGGATCACCGTGGTGGTCGGTCTGGCGTGGTTCGCGTGCATCATGGTGCTCGGCCTGCTCATGAAGGCGAACAACTGA
- the pgi gene encoding glucose-6-phosphate isomerase: MNADGRTRLDQTPEWTALAKHREQLGDVRLRELFAADPGRGTDWSLRVGDLYVDHSKHLVTEETLRLLRQLAAATGVFGLRDAMFRGERINITEDRAVLHTALRAPRDAVVEVDGENVVPKVHAVLDKMAAFSDKVRSGEWTGHSGRRIRNVVNIGIGGSDLGPAMAYEALRAFTDRSLTFRFVSNVDGADLHEAVRDLDPAETLFIVASKTFTTIETITNATSARSWLLDAYDGDEKAVAKHFVALSTNAEKVSGFGIDTANMFEFWDWVGGRYSYDSAIGLSLMIAIGPDRFREMLDGFRIVDDHFRTAPAESNVPLLMGLLGVWYGNFHDAQSHAVLPYSHYLSKFTAYLQQLDMESNGKSVDREGREVEWQTGPVVWGTPGTNGQHAYYQLIHQGTKLIPADFIGFAEPVAELSDGLKAQHDLLMANFFAQTQALAFGKTADEVRAEGVPEELVPHKTFRGDRPTTTILARELTPSVLGQLVALYEHKVFVQGAVWGVDSFDQWGVELGKVLAKRVEPALTEGTEVPGLDASTKALVAAYRELRGRR, translated from the coding sequence ATGAACGCAGACGGCCGTACCAGGCTCGACCAGACGCCCGAATGGACCGCGCTGGCCAAGCATCGCGAGCAACTCGGTGACGTGCGGCTGCGCGAACTGTTCGCCGCGGACCCGGGGCGTGGCACGGACTGGTCGCTGCGGGTGGGAGACCTGTACGTCGACCACTCGAAGCACCTGGTCACCGAAGAGACGCTCCGACTGCTGCGCCAACTGGCCGCCGCCACCGGCGTGTTCGGGCTCCGCGACGCCATGTTCCGCGGCGAGCGGATCAACATCACCGAGGACCGGGCGGTCCTGCACACCGCGCTGCGCGCCCCGCGGGACGCGGTCGTCGAGGTCGACGGCGAGAACGTCGTGCCGAAGGTGCACGCCGTCCTCGACAAGATGGCCGCCTTCTCCGACAAGGTCCGTTCCGGCGAGTGGACCGGTCACAGCGGCCGGCGCATCCGCAACGTCGTCAACATCGGCATCGGCGGCTCCGACCTCGGTCCGGCGATGGCGTACGAGGCGCTGCGCGCCTTCACCGACCGCTCGCTGACCTTCCGGTTCGTGTCCAACGTGGACGGCGCGGACCTGCACGAGGCGGTGCGGGACCTGGACCCGGCCGAGACGCTGTTCATCGTGGCGTCCAAGACGTTCACCACGATCGAGACGATCACGAACGCGACCTCGGCGCGCTCCTGGCTGCTCGACGCCTACGACGGCGACGAGAAGGCGGTGGCGAAGCACTTCGTGGCGCTGTCGACGAACGCGGAGAAGGTCTCCGGCTTCGGGATCGACACGGCCAACATGTTCGAGTTCTGGGACTGGGTCGGTGGCCGGTACTCCTACGACTCGGCGATCGGCCTGTCCCTGATGATCGCCATCGGCCCGGACCGCTTCCGGGAGATGCTCGACGGCTTCCGCATCGTCGACGACCACTTCCGCACCGCGCCCGCCGAATCCAACGTGCCTCTGCTGATGGGCCTGTTGGGCGTCTGGTACGGCAACTTCCACGACGCGCAGTCGCACGCGGTGCTGCCGTACTCGCACTACCTGTCGAAGTTCACCGCCTACCTCCAGCAGCTCGACATGGAGTCCAACGGCAAGTCCGTCGACCGCGAGGGCCGCGAGGTCGAGTGGCAGACCGGTCCGGTGGTCTGGGGCACGCCCGGCACCAACGGGCAGCACGCCTACTACCAGCTGATCCACCAGGGCACCAAGCTGATCCCGGCGGACTTCATCGGCTTCGCCGAGCCGGTGGCCGAGCTGAGCGACGGACTGAAGGCCCAGCACGACCTGCTGATGGCCAACTTCTTCGCCCAGACCCAGGCCCTCGCCTTCGGCAAGACGGCGGACGAGGTGCGCGCCGAGGGAGTGCCGGAGGAACTGGTCCCGCACAAGACGTTCCGGGGCGACCGTCCGACGACCACGATCCTCGCGCGGGAACTGACCCCGTCGGTGCTCGGGCAGCTCGTCGCGCTGTACGAGCACAAGGTGTTCGTGCAGGGCGCGGTCTGGGGCGTCGACTCCTTCGACCAGTGGGGTGTCGAACTGGGCAAGGTGCTGGCCAAGAGGGTCGAGCCGGCGCTCACGGAAGGGACGGAGGTGCCCGGTCTGGACGCCTCCACGAAGGCGCTGGTCGCCGCCTACCGGGAGCTGCGCGGCCGGCGGTGA
- a CDS encoding phosphoglycerate kinase, which yields MKTIDELLSEGVAGKRVFVRADLNVPLDGTTITDDGRIRAVVPTVKALADAGARVIVASHLGRPKGAPDPVYSLAPAAARLGELLGADVAFAEDTVGTSAEAAVSGLADGGVAVLENLRFNAGETSKDDAERAAFADRLAGLADVYVGDGFGAVHRKHASVFDLPKRLPHYAGYLIATEVGVLKKLTDDVRRPYVVALGGAKVSDKLAVIDELLGKADRLLIGGGMAYTFLKAKGYEVGISLLQEDQIPAVKEYIERAEKTGVELVLPVDVVVAPEFPDLKAKAPTHPDTVAADAVPADRMGLDIGPESRKLYASKLVDAATVFWNGPMGVFEHPDYAEGTKTVAQALLDAPGFTVVGGGDSAAAVRTLGFDENAFGHISTGGGASLEYLEGKTLPGLAALED from the coding sequence TTGAAGACGATCGACGAACTGCTCTCCGAAGGCGTCGCGGGCAAGCGCGTATTCGTCCGCGCCGACCTCAACGTGCCGCTGGACGGCACCACCATCACCGACGACGGCCGCATCCGCGCCGTGGTGCCCACCGTCAAGGCCCTGGCGGACGCGGGCGCGCGCGTGATCGTCGCCTCGCACCTGGGCCGCCCCAAGGGCGCCCCGGACCCCGTCTACTCGCTGGCCCCGGCCGCCGCCCGCCTCGGTGAGCTGCTCGGCGCCGACGTCGCCTTCGCCGAGGACACCGTCGGCACCTCCGCCGAGGCCGCCGTGTCCGGCCTCGCCGACGGCGGCGTCGCGGTGCTGGAGAACCTGCGCTTCAACGCCGGTGAGACCAGCAAGGACGACGCCGAGCGCGCCGCCTTCGCCGACCGGCTGGCCGGCCTCGCGGACGTCTACGTGGGCGACGGCTTCGGCGCCGTGCACCGCAAGCACGCCTCGGTCTTCGACCTCCCCAAGCGGCTGCCGCACTACGCCGGCTATCTGATCGCCACCGAGGTCGGCGTCCTCAAGAAGCTCACCGACGACGTCCGGCGCCCGTACGTGGTCGCCCTCGGCGGCGCCAAGGTCTCGGACAAGCTCGCGGTCATCGACGAGCTGCTCGGCAAGGCCGACCGGCTCCTCATCGGCGGCGGCATGGCCTACACCTTCCTCAAGGCCAAGGGCTACGAGGTCGGCATCTCCCTCCTCCAGGAGGACCAGATCCCGGCCGTCAAGGAGTACATCGAGCGCGCGGAGAAGACCGGCGTCGAGCTGGTCCTCCCCGTCGACGTCGTGGTCGCGCCCGAGTTCCCCGACCTCAAGGCGAAGGCGCCGACCCACCCCGACACCGTCGCCGCGGACGCCGTCCCGGCGGACCGGATGGGGCTGGACATCGGTCCCGAGTCCCGCAAGCTGTACGCGTCCAAGCTCGTCGACGCCGCCACCGTCTTCTGGAACGGGCCCATGGGCGTCTTCGAGCACCCCGACTACGCCGAGGGCACCAAGACGGTCGCCCAGGCGCTTCTCGACGCCCCGGGCTTCACCGTGGTCGGCGGCGGCGACTCCGCCGCGGCCGTGCGGACGCTCGGTTTCGACGAGAATGCGTTCGGCCACATCTCGACCGGCGGCGGCGCCTCCCTCGAATACCTCGAGGGCAAGACGCTCCCCGGCCTCGCCGCACTGGAGGACTGA
- a CDS encoding RNA polymerase-binding protein RbpA yields the protein MASGNAIRGSRVGAGPMGEAERGESAPRLRISFWCSNGHETQPSFASDAQVPETWDCPRCGFPAGQDRDNPPDPPRTEPYKTHLAYVRERRSDADGEAILAEALAKLRGEI from the coding sequence GTGGCAAGTGGCAACGCGATCCGGGGAAGCCGGGTCGGGGCGGGGCCGATGGGCGAGGCCGAGCGTGGCGAGTCCGCGCCGCGTCTGCGCATCTCCTTCTGGTGCTCCAACGGACACGAGACACAGCCGAGCTTCGCGAGCGACGCCCAGGTCCCCGAGACCTGGGACTGCCCGCGCTGCGGCTTCCCCGCCGGACAGGACCGGGACAACCCACCGGACCCGCCGCGCACCGAGCCCTACAAGACGCACCTGGCGTACGTGCGCGAACGCCGCAGCGACGCGGACGGCGAGGCGATCCTCGCCGAGGCGCTCGCCAAACTGCGGGGCGAGATCTAG